CCCGAGGACTATTACCTCTCACCCGAAGGATTTATCGTATTCACCGAGCACTACCTTCGCAAGCGCGGATACTGCTGTAAAAGCGGCTGCCGACACTGTCCTTACGGCTACGACCCAAAAACTGACCGAATCAGACGATAAGAGCATGGAAACAATGCAACACACCAACTTTATCAAGCAGATCCAAACCGGCATACCCCAGAACCTGCCGGAGCCCAAACCCTACGACCCGGACGTAAACCACGCGCCCGTGCGAAAGGATATTCTCAACCCGCGCGAAAAAGCCCTGGCCATCCGAAATGCCCTGCGTTACTTCCCGAAGGAGTACCACGCCACCCTCGCCCCTGAATTTGCCGAAGAGCTGAAAAAATACGGTCGGATTTACATGTACCGATTTCGACCTGATTACCCGATGCATGCGCGACCCATTGAGGCATATCCTGCACAGTGCAGGCAAGCGGCCTCCATCATGCTCATGATTCAAAACAACCTCGATCCGGCCGTGGCCCAACACCCCCATGAGCTGATTACCTACGGCGGCAACGGTGCGGTTTTTCAAAACTGGGCGCAATACCTGCTCACCATGAAATACCTTAGTGAGATGACCGAAGAGCAAACGCTGGTGATGTACTCCGGGCACCCCATGGGGCTCTTCCCCTCACACCCGGACGCACCCCGCGTGGTAGTAACCAACGGAATGATGATTCCCAATTACTCCAAACCCGATGACTGGGAGCGCTTTAATGCTTTAGGGGTTACGCAGTACGGACAAATGACAGCAGGTTCCTATATGTACATCGGTCCGCAGGGCATCGTTCACGGCACTACGATTACAGTGCTCAATGCCATCCGCAAAATTGTAAAGCCCGGCGAATCGCTCAAGGGCAAACTCTTTGTAACTGCGGGCCTCGGGGGAATGTCGGGCGCTCAGCCCAAGGCAGGAAACATTGCAGGCGTGGTGAGCATTACAGCCGAAATCAACCCCAAAGCTGCGTGGAAACGCCACGAGCAAGGCTGGGTAGATGAAGTGACAGAAGACCTCGACACGCTCCTCAACAAAGCCCTGGATTCGCAGCAAAAGCAAGAAGCCCGTTCTTACGCCTACCTCGGAAACGTGGTAGATTTGTGGGAGAAAATTGCTGCGCGCAACATCCACGTTGACCTCGGCTCCGACCAAACTTCCCTTCACAATCCGCTGGCGGGTGGTTACTACCCCGCAGGGTTGAGCTATGAAGAATCCAACCACATGATGGCTACCAACCCCGGGAGCTTTGCACAACATGTACAGGAAAGCCTCCGGCGACATGTGGCTGCGGTCAATACACTGAGCAGTCGCGGCATGTATTTCTTTGATTACGGCAATGCCTTTTTGCTTGAATCGAGCCGCGCGGGTGCCGATGTGATGAATGCTGACGGAACCTTCCGCTACCCCAGCTACGTGCAGGATATTTTAGGACCCATGTGTTTCGACTACGGTTTCGGGCCTTTCCGCTGGGTGTGCACCTCAGGGCTGCCCGAAGACCTGGACACCACAGACCGAATAGCGCGCGAAGTGCTTGAAGAAATGGCCCAAAATGCCCCGTCTGAAATTCAGCAACAGATGGCCGATAACATTCTTTGGATTAAAGAGGCCGGAAAAAACAAAATGGTGGTAGGCTCACAGGCCCGCATCCTGTACGCAGATGCCGAGGGTCGTATGCGCATTGCAGCGGCCTTTAACCGCGCCATTGCCAAAGGAATCATCAAAGGCCCCGTGGTACTGGGGCGCGATCATCACGATGTGTCAGGCACAGATTCGCCCTACCGCGAAACCAGCAACATTTACGACGGCTCGCAATTTACTGCTGATATGGCCATACACAACGTCATCGGCGACTCCTTCCGTGGAGCTACATGGGTGAGTATCCACAACGGCGGGGGCGTGGGCTGGGGAGAGGTCATCAACGGAGGCTTTGGGATGCTGCTGGACGGCAGCGCTGATGCGAACCGCCGATTGCACAGCATGCTTCATTGGGACGTAAACAACGGCATAGCCCGTCGAAGTTGGGCACGAAACAAGGAAGCTATTTTTGCCATCCGTCGGGCCATGGAGCAGGAGCCTCTTTTACGCGTAACCCTGCCCGAGGAGGCAGATGACGACGTGGTGCAAGGACTTGGTTTCTGATTAACTGTTACTTTGCGAAGGAATCTTCCCCATGCGGGCAGGAAAACCATTGGAAAATCCTTCGTGCTTGATTACTCCTCCAGCACGTACCAGTCGCTTTCTGCAATCTCCAGATTTCTTCGCCGGCCCTGGGTTGTATCCCTGCCATAGGCGGTGGCCAGGTAGGCAATAAGCGGAGCTTCATCCTTCCCGAGGTCCCAGAGGTTTTGCTTTTGTTGCATCCACCTGATGGTTTCCAACCAGTCCTTTTGGCTGAGTTTACTGCTGAATATCAGATCCGTGCTATGGCAGGCCGTACAATGCTGAATGGCCAGCTCATAGTTTTTCAACGCCCGCAAACCTGTGGGCAGGTGGATCCCGTCCACTACATCTGAATCATAGGGCAATGACTCTCTTTGCTCCATGGTAGGAACCGGTTCTTTGGGTGGTTCACTTGTGAGGGCCACAGCAGTGGCGAGAACAGACACAAAAGCCATCATCCACATGATATTCCGCGTATGACGATCGGCTGCCACCTAGCTTACTTTTACCGCAATGCGATGGGTTGCATTATTGATATACCCCCTGGGATTCCATCCCGGTTGTACCATGGGCTGCGAAACTCCCTGATCATCGGTGGCGCGTGCCCAGATTTCGTAGTAGCCCAGTTCCTCAAGATTCACTTGCGCAGAAAACTGCTGCCATGCATTGCGATTTGGAGCAGCCTGAAGATTGCACACTTGCCATGTAGCGCCAAAATCAACTGAAATGTGCATTTCACGAATACTTCTGTCTCCTGCCCATGCATGACCGCGTACTTCAAACTGCTGGCCGGGTTTTACCATTGCCCCAGTTTTGGGATAGGTGATGATTGACTTCACGGGCATGTTTTGAATAATACACATATCCTCATCCTGAACGCTGTCGCCCGGTGTCACCGGATTACACGGAACACAGTACGTGGGCGGTTTCATTTTGGCCCCGTCGTGTATGCGGTCTCTCACCACTAAACGGTGCACCCATTTTCCCGACGCTGAGGCAGGGAAACCCCCAACTATCAGGCGTAAGGGATGGCCATGCGCCAGCGGAATATCCTTCCCATTCATCTGAAAAGCCAGTAAGGTTTCATCTTCCATGGCTTTTTCAATGGGAACACCCCGTGAGATAACCACTTTGTTCAGGTCTCCACTCACATGGGTGTCTTTTCCGTAGTAGCCGATATACACAGCATTGGGGGCAATTCCTACATCACTTAACACATCTTTCAATCGCACTCCGGTCCAACGGGCACAACTTACCGCACCATAGCCCCATTGGATTCCTTTGGTGCCTGGAGTGTATTCAGCGCGGGTATTTCCGCCGCATTCCAGTACAGTTTGGTAAGTGTAGTGTTTGAATTTGTTCTTGAGTTCCGCGAGCGAATAGGTTTTCAGGCGTTGAACAGCCTCGCCATCAATGGTAAGCTCCCAGGAGGAAGCGTCCGGATTTTCCGGCAAATTGCCGTTGTTTCGCACGTACATTTTGTCGGCAGGGGTCACCACATCATCCAGTAAATGCACAGGAGTTTCAATATTCCACGGGCGTTTGTTCCGAACAATCATGTCGGGATGCTTGCCCTCCAGAATGTCTTTTCCGACTTCCGGGTTAAGTACCACCGGAATCAAACCTTCGGGAAGGAGCCGCCCGTAGACAATGGGG
The DNA window shown above is from Cryomorphaceae bacterium and carries:
- a CDS encoding urocanate hydratase, with translation MQHTNFIKQIQTGIPQNLPEPKPYDPDVNHAPVRKDILNPREKALAIRNALRYFPKEYHATLAPEFAEELKKYGRIYMYRFRPDYPMHARPIEAYPAQCRQAASIMLMIQNNLDPAVAQHPHELITYGGNGAVFQNWAQYLLTMKYLSEMTEEQTLVMYSGHPMGLFPSHPDAPRVVVTNGMMIPNYSKPDDWERFNALGVTQYGQMTAGSYMYIGPQGIVHGTTITVLNAIRKIVKPGESLKGKLFVTAGLGGMSGAQPKAGNIAGVVSITAEINPKAAWKRHEQGWVDEVTEDLDTLLNKALDSQQKQEARSYAYLGNVVDLWEKIAARNIHVDLGSDQTSLHNPLAGGYYPAGLSYEESNHMMATNPGSFAQHVQESLRRHVAAVNTLSSRGMYFFDYGNAFLLESSRAGADVMNADGTFRYPSYVQDILGPMCFDYGFGPFRWVCTSGLPEDLDTTDRIAREVLEEMAQNAPSEIQQQMADNILWIKEAGKNKMVVGSQARILYADAEGRMRIAAAFNRAIAKGIIKGPVVLGRDHHDVSGTDSPYRETSNIYDGSQFTADMAIHNVIGDSFRGATWVSIHNGGGVGWGEVINGGFGMLLDGSADANRRLHSMLHWDVNNGIARRSWARNKEAIFAIRRAMEQEPLLRVTLPEEADDDVVQGLGF
- a CDS encoding molybdopterin containing oxidoreductase gives rise to the protein MKRGKQPNRDHTQESKTSVATGNEVFVASRRRFITQSALVALGTVVGSPIVYGRLLPEGLIPVVLNPEVGKDILEGKHPDMIVRNKRPWNIETPVHLLDDVVTPADKMYVRNNGNLPENPDASSWELTIDGEAVQRLKTYSLAELKNKFKHYTYQTVLECGGNTRAEYTPGTKGIQWGYGAVSCARWTGVRLKDVLSDVGIAPNAVYIGYYGKDTHVSGDLNKVVISRGVPIEKAMEDETLLAFQMNGKDIPLAHGHPLRLIVGGFPASASGKWVHRLVVRDRIHDGAKMKPPTYCVPCNPVTPGDSVQDEDMCIIQNMPVKSIITYPKTGAMVKPGQQFEVRGHAWAGDRSIREMHISVDFGATWQVCNLQAAPNRNAWQQFSAQVNLEELGYYEIWARATDDQGVSQPMVQPGWNPRGYINNATHRIAVKVS